A part of Solicola gregarius genomic DNA contains:
- a CDS encoding VanW family protein — protein MQGLIAREQRFTERHPSLYPAAVQLHRIRRRLRWMRTSATWASARTAERLPVRIKRHKSLLRRTLSDDEMHLQDGKVRNLELASARLDGLLIRPGETVSFNRVVGNCTRRKGYVDGMRLSNGEALSGVGGGICQLANLLHWMVLHSPMTVTERSEHSFDPFPDNGRVLPWGTGCSIVYNYVDLCFRNDTDITFALSVRVGERYLEGELRASATPEHSYSVFARDETFLRLGGEYFRRNEIWRTVIDRRVGVQIGEELVRRNCALVRYVPTGVDVQDITPLDGRVGDPRAA, from the coding sequence ATGCAGGGACTCATCGCGCGGGAGCAGCGCTTCACCGAACGCCATCCATCGCTGTATCCCGCTGCGGTACAGCTGCATCGGATCCGCCGGCGACTGCGCTGGATGCGGACGAGCGCGACGTGGGCGAGCGCGCGTACGGCCGAGCGGCTACCGGTGCGGATCAAGCGGCACAAGTCGCTGCTGCGCCGTACGCTCAGCGATGACGAGATGCACCTACAGGACGGCAAGGTGCGCAACCTCGAGCTCGCGTCTGCGAGGCTCGACGGCCTGCTGATCCGGCCGGGCGAGACCGTTTCCTTCAACCGCGTCGTCGGCAACTGCACGCGGCGCAAGGGGTACGTCGACGGCATGCGGCTGTCGAACGGCGAGGCGTTGTCCGGTGTCGGAGGCGGCATCTGCCAGCTCGCGAACCTGCTCCACTGGATGGTCCTGCACTCGCCGATGACGGTCACCGAACGCTCCGAGCACAGTTTCGACCCGTTCCCCGACAACGGCCGGGTGCTTCCGTGGGGCACCGGGTGCTCGATCGTGTACAACTACGTCGACCTGTGCTTCCGCAACGACACCGACATCACGTTCGCGCTGTCGGTACGCGTCGGTGAGCGCTACCTCGAGGGTGAGCTGCGCGCCTCGGCCACGCCGGAGCATTCCTACAGCGTCTTCGCCCGCGACGAGACGTTCCTGCGGCTCGGTGGCGAGTACTTCCGCCGCAACGAGATCTGGCGCACGGTCATCGACCGCCGCGTCGGAGTCCAGATCGGGGAGGAGCTCGTTCGTCGCAACTGCGCGCTCGTGAGGTACGTGCCGACGGGCGTCGACGTTCAAGACATCACGCCGCTCGACGGGCGCGTCGGAGACCCCCGGGCGGCTTGA
- a CDS encoding sensor histidine kinase, with the protein MDRMTLARASAALRTALHVLFIGLTIFVAIDALVRPSDHAAAVVALAIVILATYVAGVALYDASTPLWTVATGLLVLSAEWVALFVLSPTAAFLAFPMFFLYLYTLPARWALPSVAAATAVVVVLYGWHRGYNVGAVIGPIVGAAVAVAFVGGFRTLQREVRHRQVLIDELVEARDELARREHEAGVLSERSRLAREIHDTVAQGLSSIQLLLHAAERADADHAALDHIRLARETAAANLAETRRFIEARPPVALQNQTLANALERLAVGSEPPQVTVTVDGEPGELPMPIETALLRVAQEALTNVRRHANASRAAITLTYMGDAVTLDVVDDGDGFDPGDLADAGARPFGITGMRARVEELGGSFSIESQAGSGVAVAAAFGSQP; encoded by the coding sequence ATGGACCGGATGACGTTGGCGCGCGCCTCAGCCGCGCTCAGGACCGCTCTCCACGTCCTGTTCATCGGGCTGACGATCTTCGTCGCGATCGACGCACTCGTTCGACCGTCCGATCACGCGGCGGCCGTCGTCGCCCTGGCGATCGTCATCCTCGCGACGTACGTCGCCGGCGTCGCACTGTACGACGCGTCCACGCCGCTCTGGACGGTGGCGACCGGCCTGCTCGTGCTGAGCGCGGAGTGGGTGGCGCTGTTCGTGCTGAGCCCGACGGCGGCGTTCCTCGCGTTCCCGATGTTCTTCCTCTACCTGTATACGCTGCCGGCGCGATGGGCGCTCCCGTCGGTCGCGGCGGCGACGGCAGTCGTCGTCGTGCTCTACGGGTGGCACCGCGGCTACAACGTCGGCGCCGTGATCGGGCCGATCGTCGGCGCGGCGGTGGCGGTCGCGTTCGTCGGCGGGTTCCGCACTCTGCAGCGTGAAGTCAGGCACCGCCAGGTGCTGATCGACGAGCTGGTCGAGGCGCGCGACGAACTGGCCCGGCGCGAGCACGAGGCGGGCGTACTCTCCGAGCGCTCCCGGCTCGCGCGAGAGATCCACGACACGGTCGCCCAAGGGTTGTCGAGTATCCAGTTGCTCCTGCATGCGGCCGAACGAGCGGACGCCGACCACGCGGCCCTGGACCACATCCGGCTCGCCCGAGAGACGGCTGCGGCGAACCTCGCCGAGACCCGTCGGTTCATCGAGGCTCGCCCTCCAGTGGCGCTGCAGAACCAGACGCTCGCGAACGCGCTCGAGCGTCTGGCCGTTGGTAGCGAGCCCCCGCAGGTCACCGTGACGGTCGACGGAGAGCCGGGCGAGCTCCCGATGCCGATCGAGACCGCACTGCTGCGTGTCGCCCAGGAGGCGTTGACGAACGTACGCCGACACGCGAACGCGTCGCGGGCGGCGATCACGCTCACCTACATGGGCGATGCCGTCACGCTCGACGTCGTCGACGACGGGGATGGTTTCGACCCCGGTGATCTGGCCGATGCCGGCGCACGTCCGTTCGGCATCACCGGTATGCGCGCCCGCGTCGAGGAACTCGGTGGCTCGTTCTCGATCGAGTCGCAGGCGGGGTCGGGCGTCGCCGTCGCGGCGGCATTCGGGAGCCAGCCATGA
- a CDS encoding response regulator transcription factor, giving the protein MIRLLIADDHPVVRAGLRAMFEAEDDIDVVGEASTGRDAVDAAARLAPDVVLMDLQFGPGMQGVEATRSIRSGDHPSRVLILTNYGTDSDILDAVEAGASGYLLKDADPQHLVGGVRAAAAGKSALAPEVASRLMNQMANPTTRLTAREAEVLSRVADGQSNRDIGRALFLSEATVKSHLVHIFTKLGVASRTAAVARARETGAIR; this is encoded by the coding sequence ATGATCCGCCTGCTGATCGCCGATGACCATCCGGTCGTACGCGCGGGTCTTCGGGCGATGTTCGAGGCAGAGGACGACATCGACGTCGTGGGGGAGGCGAGCACCGGACGCGATGCCGTCGACGCTGCTGCGCGGCTCGCGCCCGACGTGGTGCTGATGGACCTCCAGTTCGGTCCCGGCATGCAGGGGGTCGAGGCGACGCGGTCGATCCGTTCGGGCGATCACCCGTCGCGGGTGTTGATCCTGACGAACTACGGCACCGACTCCGACATCCTCGACGCGGTGGAGGCCGGTGCGAGCGGCTACCTGCTGAAGGACGCCGATCCGCAGCATCTCGTCGGCGGCGTACGCGCTGCCGCGGCAGGCAAGAGCGCGCTCGCACCGGAGGTCGCGAGTCGGCTGATGAACCAGATGGCGAACCCGACGACCCGGCTCACCGCCCGAGAGGCCGAGGTTCTCTCCCGAGTGGCGGACGGGCAGTCGAACCGGGACATCGGACGTGCGCTGTTCCTGAGCGAGGCGACGGTGAAGAGCCATCTCGTGCACATCTTCACCAAGCTCGGCGTTGCCTCGCGTACTGCGGCAGTCGCGCGGGCGCGGGAGACCGGCGCGATCCGTTAG
- a CDS encoding ABC transporter ATP-binding protein — protein sequence MTIAIDDATVIYPDGDGTLTALDRVSLTADAGTVTAITGASGSGKSTLLAVASTLLTPTSGTVTIDGRDVTGLSARERTAVRRDTIGIVFQQPSLVPSLTALDQLVATNELGGAKRPRRTVRDEAAALLDSVGLAGLEHRRPAHLSGGQRQRVNIARALMNDPSVLVVDEPTSALDRERGMQIIELLVGLTRDRGTATLLVTHDDRQLDLTDRVAHITDGALTWSRNDEALTAR from the coding sequence ATGACAATCGCGATCGACGACGCCACGGTCATCTACCCCGACGGCGACGGCACGCTCACCGCGCTCGACCGGGTCAGCCTCACCGCCGACGCCGGCACCGTCACGGCGATCACCGGCGCGAGCGGTTCCGGCAAGTCCACCCTGCTCGCTGTCGCGTCGACCCTGCTGACCCCGACCTCTGGAACGGTCACGATCGACGGCCGGGACGTCACCGGACTGAGCGCGCGCGAGCGTACCGCCGTCCGCCGCGACACCATCGGGATCGTGTTCCAGCAGCCGAGCCTGGTGCCGTCGCTCACCGCCCTCGACCAGCTGGTGGCGACCAACGAGCTCGGCGGGGCCAAACGACCGCGGCGCACGGTACGAGACGAGGCGGCCGCGTTGCTCGACTCCGTCGGGCTCGCCGGCCTGGAGCATCGGCGCCCCGCGCACCTGTCGGGTGGGCAGCGCCAGCGGGTCAACATCGCGCGAGCGCTGATGAACGACCCGTCGGTCCTCGTCGTCGACGAGCCGACGAGCGCGCTCGATCGGGAGCGGGGCATGCAGATCATCGAGCTTCTGGTCGGGCTGACCCGCGATCGCGGCACCGCTACCCTGCTCGTCACCCACGACGACCGGCAGCTCGATCTCACCGACCGAGTCGCTCACATCACCGACGGCGCCCTCACGTGGTCTCGAAACGACGAAGCCCTCACCGCGAGGTGA
- the gltX gene encoding glutamate--tRNA ligase has protein sequence MTDVRVRFCPSPTGNLHVGNVRTALFNWAYARHTGGTFVFRIEDTDAARDSEDSYAGLLDSLRWLGLDWDEGPEVGGDHGPYRQSERFDLYGDVARKLVESGHAYYAYDTPEELEERREKARAEGRSSGYDGLHRDLTDEQRAAYEAEGRKPVIRFRMPDVPITFTDLVRGEMTFEPEHVSDYVLVRANGQPLYTLTNPVDDATMGITHVLRGEDLLSSTPRQIPLHVALIAVGVSQGVVPHYGHLPFVMGPGNRKLSKRDPGGGLQTYRERGFLPEGLLNYLALLGWSIGNDRELFTLQEMAEAFEIERVNPNPAQFDLKKCEAINGMKIRELSADDLADRLVPYLRDADLVGGELTPEQHDLLTAATPLVQERMAVLSEAVDMLGFLFVADDAFDVDPDEAAKAFTADGLEVVRTSIAALSALEPWNTASIEAALRGALIDGMGLKPRKAFAPVRVAVTGKKISPPLFESLELLGREKALARLRAALTRAD, from the coding sequence GTGACTGACGTACGCGTCCGCTTCTGTCCCTCGCCGACCGGCAACCTGCATGTCGGCAACGTACGCACCGCGTTGTTCAACTGGGCGTACGCGCGCCACACCGGCGGCACGTTCGTGTTCCGCATCGAGGACACCGACGCGGCCCGCGACAGCGAGGACTCCTACGCCGGACTGCTCGACTCGCTGCGCTGGTTGGGCCTCGACTGGGATGAGGGGCCCGAGGTCGGCGGCGACCACGGACCGTACCGCCAGTCGGAACGGTTCGACCTGTACGGCGACGTCGCGCGCAAGCTCGTCGAGTCGGGTCATGCGTACTACGCGTACGACACTCCCGAGGAGCTCGAGGAGCGCCGCGAGAAGGCGCGCGCCGAGGGCCGCTCGAGCGGGTACGACGGGCTGCACCGCGACCTGACCGACGAGCAGCGCGCGGCGTACGAGGCGGAGGGGCGCAAGCCGGTCATCCGCTTCCGGATGCCCGATGTGCCGATCACGTTCACCGACCTCGTCCGCGGCGAGATGACGTTCGAGCCCGAGCACGTGTCCGACTACGTGCTCGTACGCGCGAACGGCCAGCCTCTCTACACGCTCACGAACCCGGTCGACGACGCGACGATGGGCATCACCCACGTACTCCGCGGCGAAGACCTGCTGAGCTCCACGCCCCGTCAGATCCCGCTACACGTGGCGTTGATCGCGGTCGGGGTGAGCCAGGGTGTCGTGCCGCACTACGGTCACCTGCCGTTCGTCATGGGCCCCGGGAACCGCAAGCTGTCCAAGCGCGACCCCGGCGGCGGGCTGCAGACGTATCGTGAGCGCGGGTTCCTGCCCGAGGGCCTGCTGAACTATCTCGCCCTGCTCGGGTGGTCGATCGGCAACGACCGCGAGCTGTTCACTCTGCAGGAGATGGCCGAGGCGTTCGAGATCGAGCGGGTCAACCCGAACCCCGCACAGTTCGACCTGAAGAAGTGCGAAGCGATCAACGGCATGAAGATCCGCGAGCTCAGTGCGGACGATCTCGCGGATCGGCTCGTTCCATACCTGCGGGACGCCGATCTCGTCGGCGGCGAGCTGACCCCCGAGCAGCATGACCTGCTGACCGCGGCGACGCCGCTCGTCCAAGAGCGGATGGCGGTGCTGTCCGAGGCCGTCGACATGCTCGGGTTCCTGTTCGTCGCAGACGACGCCTTCGACGTCGACCCCGACGAGGCGGCGAAGGCGTTCACCGCCGACGGCCTCGAGGTCGTACGTACGTCGATCGCGGCGCTCTCGGCCCTCGAGCCGTGGAACACGGCATCGATCGAGGCCGCCCTCCGTGGCGCCCTGATCGACGGCATGGGCCTCAAGCCGCGCAAGGCGTTCGCGCCGGTACGCGTCGCGGTCACCGGCAAGAAGATCTCGCCGCCGCTGTTCGAGTCGCTCGAGCTGTTGGGTCGGGAGAAGGCACTCGCCAGACTCCGGGCTGCGCTCACCCGCGCAGACTAG
- a CDS encoding NADP-dependent oxidoreductase produces the protein MSTHVVATDFGGPEVLKLVEYDRPAPGAGEVSVQVRAAAVNPADHKQYSGRFGNDRSDLPIALGREAAGVVTAVGAGATGPRGPVSVGDEVITYRAFGAYADEFVVPADATIPKPDALGWEEASGLLLGGVTAVHAISVVDPEDGDTVLIHSGAGSVGAAAVQLATARGARVIATASQRNHDFLRELHAEPVAYGPGLAERVRELAPSGVDAAIDLYGDDDAVDASLALVEDRSRLVTVAAFGRARAEGFPALGGGPGADPGTELRKAARLDLADLAESGKLQVFVDTTYPLSEVRAAHERSIAGHVRGKIVLLP, from the coding sequence ATGAGCACGCATGTAGTCGCCACCGACTTCGGTGGCCCCGAGGTCCTGAAGCTCGTCGAGTACGACCGACCCGCGCCCGGCGCCGGCGAGGTCTCTGTGCAGGTACGCGCGGCGGCGGTCAACCCGGCCGACCACAAGCAATACAGCGGCCGGTTCGGCAACGACCGGTCGGACCTGCCGATCGCGCTCGGCCGCGAGGCGGCGGGAGTGGTGACGGCGGTCGGTGCGGGCGCGACCGGCCCTCGCGGCCCCGTCTCCGTCGGCGACGAGGTCATCACCTACCGCGCCTTCGGGGCGTACGCCGACGAGTTCGTCGTACCCGCCGACGCGACCATCCCGAAGCCCGACGCGCTCGGTTGGGAGGAAGCGTCCGGGCTCCTGCTCGGCGGGGTCACGGCCGTCCATGCGATCAGCGTGGTCGATCCGGAGGACGGCGACACGGTGCTCATCCATTCGGGTGCGGGAAGCGTCGGCGCTGCGGCCGTGCAGCTCGCCACCGCCCGTGGCGCTCGGGTCATCGCGACCGCGAGCCAACGCAACCACGACTTCCTCCGCGAACTGCACGCCGAACCCGTCGCGTACGGCCCCGGACTCGCCGAGCGAGTACGCGAGCTCGCGCCCAGCGGCGTTGATGCGGCGATCGACCTCTACGGAGACGACGACGCCGTGGACGCCTCGCTTGCGCTCGTCGAGGACCGCAGCAGACTCGTCACGGTCGCCGCCTTCGGGCGCGCTCGGGCCGAAGGTTTCCCGGCGCTTGGCGGCGGGCCTGGTGCAGATCCAGGCACCGAGCTGCGCAAGGCGGCGCGGCTCGACCTCGCCGACCTCGCGGAGAGCGGCAAGCTCCAGGTCTTCGTCGACACCACCTACCCGCTGAGCGAGGTCAGGGCGGCACATGAGCGGTCGATCGCCGGCCACGTACGCGGCAAGATCGTGCTGCTGCCCTGA
- a CDS encoding fumarylacetoacetate hydrolase family protein, which produces MRIARFTTDEDPRFGLIGEEDGSPVVAVVSGDPLYAGINLTGEKVPLDDVRLLAPVLPRSKVIGIGRNYAAHAAELDHELPEEPLVFLKPNTSVVGPGDPILYPSQTSELHYEGELAVVIGRICRDVPAETADKVVYGYTVANDVTARDLQRSDNQWARAKGFDSFCPLGPWIETNLEIDDLAIETVLGDEVRQDGRTSDMIFKVPDLIAYVSSFMTLLPGDVLLTGTPEGVGPMKAGDEVTITIEGIGTLTNPVVDRD; this is translated from the coding sequence GTGCGCATTGCCAGATTCACCACCGACGAAGACCCGCGTTTCGGCCTGATCGGCGAGGAGGACGGCTCGCCAGTCGTCGCCGTCGTTTCCGGAGACCCCCTGTACGCCGGCATCAACCTCACCGGAGAGAAGGTCCCGCTCGACGACGTCCGGTTGCTGGCGCCGGTGCTCCCACGCAGCAAGGTGATCGGTATCGGGCGCAACTACGCCGCGCACGCCGCCGAGCTCGACCACGAGCTCCCCGAGGAACCGCTCGTCTTCCTGAAGCCGAACACCAGCGTCGTCGGCCCTGGTGACCCGATCCTCTACCCGAGCCAGACCTCCGAGCTGCACTACGAGGGCGAGCTCGCCGTCGTCATCGGGCGCATCTGCCGCGACGTACCCGCCGAGACGGCCGACAAGGTCGTCTACGGCTACACGGTCGCCAACGACGTGACGGCGCGCGACCTACAGCGCTCCGACAACCAGTGGGCACGGGCGAAGGGCTTCGACTCGTTCTGCCCGCTCGGGCCCTGGATCGAGACCAACCTCGAGATCGACGACCTCGCGATCGAGACGGTTCTCGGCGACGAGGTACGCCAGGACGGCCGTACGTCCGACATGATCTTCAAGGTCCCCGACCTGATCGCGTACGTCTCGTCGTTCATGACACTGCTTCCCGGCGACGTGCTCCTGACCGGCACCCCCGAAGGCGTCGGCCCGATGAAGGCCGGCGACGAGGTCACCATCACGATCGAGGGGATCGGCACCCTGACCAACCCGGTGGTGGACCGTGACTGA
- a CDS encoding ABC transporter permease translates to MFIAWRDIRFARGRFLLVSTIVVLMTVLVGFISGLTRGLAQENTSAVEALGADRIVFSDAGGDPSYADSTIGDRQAERWEKTSGVSGVDPIGISTTQSSAGDRQETVAAFGIRPQMSGPDVPTVPDKPATVVLSEPAADALGVGTGERVKIAGDSYEVASISGEARFSHLPVVWVPISSWRSNIAAAPAHATVLAVSTDGSVGADPDGTVSTTTEESFAAIGSYASENGSLTMMTAMLYAISALVVGAFFVVWTLQRVGDLAVLKALGATTSSLVRGTLGQALIVVAVGVSIGIAVVAAMGAVISGSVPFVLDVSTTVVPGLILTVLGLIGAAASVRIVTSSDPLQALNRAA, encoded by the coding sequence GTGTTCATCGCGTGGCGCGATATTCGATTCGCCCGGGGGAGGTTCCTGCTCGTCTCCACGATCGTCGTCCTGATGACCGTGCTCGTGGGCTTCATCAGCGGCCTCACCCGCGGGCTGGCACAGGAGAACACGTCGGCCGTCGAGGCACTCGGAGCGGACCGGATCGTGTTCTCGGATGCGGGCGGCGACCCGTCGTACGCCGACTCGACGATCGGCGATCGGCAGGCCGAGCGCTGGGAGAAGACGTCGGGCGTCAGCGGCGTCGACCCGATCGGCATCTCGACGACCCAGTCGAGCGCAGGTGACCGACAGGAGACCGTTGCCGCATTCGGCATCAGGCCCCAGATGTCCGGGCCCGATGTGCCGACCGTTCCCGACAAGCCGGCGACGGTTGTCCTGTCCGAACCGGCCGCAGACGCCCTCGGCGTCGGAACCGGTGAGCGGGTGAAGATCGCCGGCGACTCGTACGAGGTCGCGTCGATCTCCGGTGAGGCCCGGTTCTCGCACCTACCCGTCGTCTGGGTGCCGATCTCCTCGTGGCGTTCGAACATCGCGGCCGCACCGGCGCACGCGACCGTACTCGCGGTGTCGACAGACGGGTCGGTCGGAGCCGACCCCGACGGCACGGTGTCGACGACGACCGAGGAGTCGTTCGCCGCCATCGGCTCGTACGCCTCTGAGAACGGGTCCCTGACGATGATGACGGCCATGCTGTATGCGATCTCGGCGCTCGTCGTCGGAGCGTTCTTCGTCGTGTGGACGCTGCAGCGTGTCGGCGACCTCGCGGTGCTCAAGGCCCTCGGCGCAACGACCTCGTCTCTCGTACGAGGAACGCTCGGGCAGGCTCTCATCGTCGTCGCCGTCGGTGTGAGCATCGGGATCGCCGTCGTGGCCGCGATGGGCGCCGTCATCTCCGGGTCGGTGCCCTTCGTACTCGACGTCTCGACGACCGTCGTGCCCGGCTTGATCCTCACCGTTCTCGGACTGATCGGTGCCGCGGCATCCGTCCGGATCGTGACCTCGTCCGACCCGTTGCAGGCCCTCAACCGGGCCGCCTGA
- a CDS encoding DNA-3-methyladenine glycosylase 2 family protein, whose amino-acid sequence MTTIMTGAELDPDEHARLYRAAASRDARFDGVFFVAVRTTGIYCRPSCPAVTPKSSNVTFHRTAASAHESGYRACRRCRPDTTPGSPEWDVRADAAGRAMRLIRDGVVERDGVDGLADTLGYSTRHLNRMLTAELGAGPLALARSQRAATARTLIETTSMTFADVAFAAGFASVRQFNDTIRQVYAASPSQLRASRRTFSGGGQLSLRLPVRQPFDSRRVLDFLAARAVPGVEAVRGDTYARVLRLHHGTSVVSLRVRDDSVTMAPAMHDLRDLAAAVQRCRQLLDLDADALAIDDVLGADESLAPLVRSAPGLRVPGHVDGFEVAVRAILGQQVSVAGARTTAAKLAERFGDAIESDAATGLVRAFPAAATIAAADPADLGVPRQRGRALVGLAAAVASGQLALDPGADREETRERLLAVPGIGPWTAAYIAMRALSDPDVFLDADLVVRKAMRSIGADASQVERWAPWRSYAVLHLWRQESENGASR is encoded by the coding sequence GTGACGACGATCATGACCGGCGCCGAGCTCGATCCCGACGAGCATGCGCGTCTCTATCGCGCGGCCGCGTCGAGAGACGCGCGGTTCGACGGTGTCTTCTTCGTCGCGGTGCGTACGACCGGCATCTACTGTCGGCCGTCGTGCCCGGCCGTCACGCCGAAGTCATCGAACGTCACGTTCCATCGCACAGCGGCCTCCGCACACGAGTCGGGCTATCGCGCGTGCCGCCGATGTCGTCCCGACACGACGCCGGGCTCGCCCGAGTGGGACGTACGCGCCGATGCCGCTGGCCGGGCCATGCGGCTCATCCGCGACGGCGTCGTCGAGCGCGACGGCGTCGATGGGCTCGCGGACACGCTCGGCTATTCGACCCGGCACCTGAACCGGATGCTGACCGCTGAGCTCGGTGCCGGTCCGCTCGCTCTCGCACGTAGCCAGCGGGCGGCCACAGCGCGCACGCTGATCGAGACGACGTCGATGACGTTCGCGGACGTCGCCTTCGCTGCCGGGTTCGCGTCGGTACGCCAGTTCAACGACACGATCCGCCAGGTGTACGCGGCGTCGCCGTCCCAGCTGCGCGCCAGTCGGCGCACGTTCAGCGGGGGCGGGCAGTTGTCGTTGCGGTTGCCGGTGCGGCAGCCGTTCGACTCGCGTCGGGTGCTCGACTTCCTTGCCGCACGGGCGGTTCCCGGTGTCGAGGCAGTTCGCGGCGACACGTACGCACGGGTACTCCGTCTGCATCACGGTACGTCCGTTGTCAGTCTGCGCGTGCGCGACGACAGCGTGACGATGGCGCCGGCGATGCACGATCTACGCGACCTTGCGGCGGCCGTACAGCGTTGCCGGCAGCTGCTCGATCTCGACGCCGACGCGCTCGCGATCGATGACGTGCTCGGCGCCGACGAATCGCTGGCGCCGTTGGTACGTTCGGCGCCGGGGCTCCGCGTCCCGGGCCATGTCGACGGCTTCGAGGTTGCCGTCCGCGCGATCCTGGGGCAGCAGGTATCGGTCGCGGGCGCTCGTACGACCGCGGCAAAGCTTGCCGAGCGCTTCGGCGACGCGATCGAGTCCGATGCCGCGACCGGGCTTGTCCGTGCATTTCCCGCCGCGGCGACGATCGCGGCCGCTGACCCAGCCGATCTCGGCGTACCTCGCCAGCGCGGGCGGGCCCTGGTCGGCCTCGCGGCCGCAGTCGCATCCGGACAACTCGCACTCGATCCCGGCGCCGACCGCGAGGAGACCCGCGAGCGGCTGCTCGCGGTGCCGGGCATCGGACCGTGGACGGCCGCGTACATCGCGATGCGCGCGCTCTCCGATCCGGATGTGTTTCTCGACGCCGACCTGGTCGTACGCAAGGCGATGCGCTCGATCGGCGCCGACGCGAGCCAGGTCGAACGGTGGGCGCCGTGGCGTTCGTACGCGGTGCTGCACCTGTGGCGGCAGGAGAGCGAGAATGGAGCTTCGAGATGA